The Biomphalaria glabrata chromosome 7, xgBioGlab47.1, whole genome shotgun sequence region ATAGCCAGTGGGCCTCTCATTTGTCTCCCATAGACAAGCTCAAATGGCGACAACCCCGTTGTCTCATTAGGTACCTCTCGGTAGGCGAACAATGCTGCACTAACTTTCCGGTCCCAATCATGAGGGCTATCCTGACATACTTTccttaaaaaggattttaaagtAGAATTGAGCCTTTCTATcataccattagagctggggtgGTATATAGTGGAGTGCACGGGTTTAACTGAGAAAAACTCGCACACCTGTTTGTACAATTCGGAAGTAAACTGGGGGCCTTGATCACTTAATATTTCTATAGTTAGCCCTATTCTACAAAAAATAGTAGTTAGTGCTTCGATAACTGTTTCTGTATTTATATTCCTCAGAGGTATCGCTTCTGGCCATCTGGTAGCGACATCTACCACTGTCAAAATATACCTATTCTTATTGTTAGTTATCTCCAATGGCCCAATAATATCTGTATCAACTTTGTAAAACGGAGTGGTAACAACATTCATTTGGCCTAGCTCCACTCTGTCACAACGACGCGGCACCCTAGCTTTCTGACAAATATCACACGACCTTACAAACTCTTTTATGTCTCTATCAAAACCTTGCCAGAAAAATTATTTGTAGATTTTACTTTTAGTCTTTCTTAATGACAAATGCCCTGCTAACATACTctcaaatgtaaacatagagttgaagctaggtgctgaaacaaatgatacatacatatattaaacataaatgaataacagcacctgGTAACATACTCTCATGAGCAGTTTTCAACACAATTTCTCTCTTAGCTGAAGGTACAACTAACTGTCTTTCTTCCTCACCAAACTCTCCCCTAAACACTCTGTACAATAGTCTATCAAACACTTTATATTCCACACTTCCATTCTTTTTATTATCTACACAATTGTCCACATGTCGCTCCCATAGATCTTTCAAAGATGGATCACTCAATAGTCCACATGTCGCTCCCATAGATCTTTCAAAGACGGATCACTCAATTGTCCACATGCCGCTCCCATAGATCTTTCAAAGACGGATCACTCAATAGTCCACATGCCGCTCCCATAGATCTTTCAAAGACGGATCACTCAATAGTCCACATGCCGCTCCCATAGATCTTTCAAAGACGGATCACTCAAAGTCCACATGACGCTCCCATAGATCTTTCAAAGACGGATCACTCAATTGTCCACATGCCGCTCCCATAGATCTTTCAAAGACGGATCACTCAATAGTCCACATGTCGCTCCCATAGATCTTTCAAAGACGGATCACTCAATAGTCCACATGCCGCTCCCATAGATCTTTCAAAGACGGATCACTCAAAGTCCACATGCCGCTCCCATAGATCTTTCAAAGACGGATCACTCAATAGTCCACATGTCGCTCCCATAGATCTTTCAAAGACGGATCACTCAATAGTCCACATGTCGCTCCCATAGATCTTTCAAAGACGGATCACTCAATAGTCCACATGCCGCTCCCATAGATCTTTCAAAGACGGATCACTCAAAGTCCACATGCCGCTCCCATAGATCTTTCAAAGACGGATCACTCAATAGTCCACATGTCGCTCCCATAGATCTTTCAAAGACGGATCACTCAATAGTCCACATGCCGCTCCCATAGATCTTTCAAAGACGGATCACTCAAAGTCCACATGTCGCTCCCATAGATCTTTCAAAGACGGATCACTCAATAGTCCACATGCCGCTCCCATAGATCTTTCAAAGACGGATCACTCAAAGTCCACATGCCGCTCCCATAGATCTTTCAAAGACGGATCACTCAATAGTCCACATGTCGCTCCCATAGATCTTTCAAAGACGGATCACTCAATAGTCCACATGCCGCTCCCATAGATCTTTCAAAGACGGATCACTCAATTGTCCACATGTCGCTCCCATAGATCTTTCAAAGACGGATCACTCAATTGTCCACATGTCGCTCCCATAGATCTTTCAAAGACGGATCACTCAATAGTCCACATGTCGCTCCCATAGATCTTTCAAAGACGGATCACTCAGCTGTTCACGTAAAAAATCATCACTCGTACCTAAAACATCACGACAATCTTCCAATATTCCACACTCATTTACAGGGCCACTatcattctctctatctttcgcTGACCTAGTTACTGCTGCGCAATCAAACTCCTGACTCACATTAATATCAACATTCCCAAGGATCAAATCTGCAACAGGATCTTTAAAACAAGCAACCACATATTTCCCAACAATGTAATCCGACTCAATACTTACACACGCCAATGGGTAATCCCTGACTGTCCCATCGACAAGCTTTAATTTGTAAGAACCAGGAATCATGTCTTTCTCACCAACTAATGAACTTCTAATTCCTATAACACTCGAACCAGAATCTCTCAGAACAGACACACTTATCCCATTTACTCTTCCCTTTTCAAACTTCAGCTTACCCACAGACTTATCACGTAATGACTTATCAACATATGAAAAAGTTTTTCTCTTACAGGGGGAAAAATACTCATCTCCTTTCCCTAAAGTACAATTTCCACAATTTTGAACATTACGAGGACTACTCAGTCACCTATACCTTACTGGTGGACCTTGATCTCTATTTGTGAAACTGGTTCTATTTTGGTACACCCCATTGCCCCCAGTTCTACTGCTCCTGTAATTAGGTGTAACATAACTTTGTCTCACAAAACTGTTACCTCGGATTCTACGACTACTACCATCAAACTATCTCTGATAACGCCCTGTTGAAACATTTCTACTGGGTCCTTGCTGATTAGAAAACGTCGCAGATGATCTCCTAGGTCTATCATCAACATCAGGAACAGAATTAATCATGGAAGAACGCTGAGGACATTCTGCCGATTTGTGGCCACTCCTATTACAATTAAAGCAAATAACCACGTTTCTTTCAGCAACTGGATTTGTATTCATCCCAGGCTCATCACACGCTGCCGCAACATACACACTGTCTTCCTTCGCAAGCGACACACCCCCACTAGCGACCTTAAACCCTTCAATAACATCAATCATATCATCAACTGTGCCTTTCTTACTTATTATCAGTTGCTTGTACACATCTCCTGACACATTCTCAAGTATCCTATCTTTTACCAGCAACTCTTTCACTTCTTCCACAGTCTTGCCTACTTCAGCCATTTTCAACCAATTGCCCAACGCGTTTCGCAGCTCGGTGACAAAACCCCTAAAATCGTTCTGTCGTGGTTTCACCCGGTGGAACCTCTTGCGGCAGGTTTCCGCGTTTATATCCGCATGCCGGAGTAACACAGCCCTCACTTCCTCATAATTTTCATTCAAAAACAGACTGTCCCGCAGCATACAGTTTCTTTGAAAGGTAGTTAGTTTATAGGACAAGAGCAATGGCCATTCCTTTCTATCGATCTTGCATCTTGTCGCGACGGCCTCAAAGTGTGTTAAATATGCCATCAGGTCATCGTCTTCCTTCGTTCCCTGGAAGCTCTTGTCAAGTTTATCTAAAACATTTCTAGGCCGCACCTCTGCCTGTGTTGCCGTCCCAGCAGCCGCTGCTGCTGACTTTTCCTTCATTCTTTCTAGTTCCATCTCCTCTTTCCTCTTGAGTTCCTCCCTGGCATCTCTTTCTTTCCACCTCTCGTGTTCCTCACGCTTGGCCTTATCCTCACGTTCAAACTGCTCCTTCTCGCGTTCAAATCTGGCCTTCTCCTCTGCCTTCGCCTCTGCTTTcaatctttcctctctctcaaaTCTAGCCTTTTCTCGTTCAAACTCCTCTTTCTTAGCTTTTTCATAGTCTTCTTTCTGCTCAGCCACATATCTCTCTAACCTTTCACCTTCGTACCCCAGAGAACGACCATCACTTATAAACTGGGCAGTAATTGTCAGCCTAGTTTCCATGGTAAATACAATGTACACTACTTGGCTGTATTATATTTCAATTATATACAATATGGGAACCTAAAAAATTCTACTAATTGTACAAGAGGTCAACTAAAGCCTAGAGCCTGCGGTTAAATGGCAAAGAAAGAAACCTATCTGTGCAGTATCCAACGTCGGAGGAAAGTGCCTCACTCAGGCCACAACGTCGAAATATAGTCGCCACAGGACAATCCAACACAATACCAGTAGCCTCAGACTTCAGTACAGGTACCACTTTACAGCCACTTTACACTCACGTTCGCTTGCTGCCGGGAGCGAGAAGACACTCGTTCGAAGGTGAAGCacaatatagaaaacaaaaaaaataaaaatgcttttcAATCTTGCAATACAGTagttatatagtatatagtacaGTATAGTTATAGTGTTATATCACTTATATCACAAAGGATGTATTTATCTGCTACTTTCGATATACATCGTTGCCAATGGTACACAACTCAAGATTGTGATGCAATACTATGTAAACAATTATTGGATTGTAGACACTGCTGCTACATAATCAAGTAACTAAAACTAATATAATGATTGAAATTATGGTTCTGTGACTGGTAGTCACAGCCGGACTCGAGCCCCCAactgtcagggttatgttaaggccttagctcgtttgcccgggcccctgacattcaaccaggcaccttcgtgtttacaataaataaatgactcactggtaacaatgtaaatatttaatgacataaatataagtatgatgacaaactaatggagtaatgacattgaatttgaaacattttaatactgtgaatttattaattaaataataattctacaccttgctgtcccacaacgtacacattaatgttcgaaaacacaacacactgctgtctttagtcaccagcgtagacttccaatcccaagctaactccctgtaaagacaaagtaaagacaaactaaaaaggtctagtagactatcactatggcatcgaaacaactgcgaaacgcagtcatgccttagatactcaccctaaacaggggaacacagaagaatctcaacaaacgttacaccaacagaacaaaaacactccatcaacttacaagcaaggcaacaaaaagaaagtgcgttcaaaaatagtgcacttaatacacattggtgctagaatgccataatctaTGCACCGACAGTGACATAACAACAGCATAATATTATAATACAGGTTACAAAGGTTCagttttttggtttattttacatgtttcagatgttcttttagaattaaagattattacaccATAGACTGGACAGCCTCCTGCAGGACAGCAAAATTTTAGATGTCAGCAGGCAGGTTCTGAACAGCCATaggacagtccagagtgcataccaacTTTCCAGACAGCTACCATTTTTTAGTATATTCAACAATGATCAAGTAGACTTAACATATTTCTtccaaattatttataattttctgCCTCAAAATGTGCATAGTAGACTTAACatatttattcaaatttattttttaattttctaccTCAAAATGTGCATAGtaataaatagtaaatattCATTGACATCTATAGATGTTAAAAGCTAAAGATGGTATTGATtagaaaacaatgaaaaacaTCTATGGAAAAGCACCACATGAAACAAACTAAGAAAAACGTTTGTCTTTTGTAGATTTTTCTATCCATCTAAATACACCAGTGGCGCTATGGATGGCTCTgacctgctttaacacatacctccattcagatctctcttgaGTCTTTCGTCTCCGTGCCcgaaccccaagctgttgtagatctgccgcCACATAATCAAGCCATTGGTTTCGgggcctgccttttggtttttgcctttgtagatctagacctaattaaatttttgttttcataattcaTATTGATTTTAGAAACTTATTACATTACACACAgtataagttttatttattgtttcatgGATTTATAAAACTTGGGAGGTTGAATTTTCggattttattaaatgaaagaaaaaaaaaatggagacaaatAATTCTTGTAAcgtgtgttaatctagtctaatctgctaaatcattggttaatgGCACTAGGGCAGATGTAGCAcctgtacaaatttgtcctagtatatatGAGTATGTGCAACTGGTTTACCAAGAAAAAATAAGTAGTTATTGTTTTCGTGGGGTTTTATTTGGCATTTTTGGGTGGAAAGGCATGCTCCAATATGATTCACTTTTCTGTAAATCTtctaattctctttttaaaatttctgtatcttttgtatctttatttttctatatatatatatatattatgctatAATCTGCTAATAGtctaacttttgttcctgaactaatgcattTAGGTAGGTCAATATGTAAATTAGAAGCAGTTATGAGCTTACAACTGTTCCTTGAGTTACATcagagtttactgttattggtgttgttggagccatttattattacagttttttttctctatatatcAGGTATTCTAACACAGCTCTGTTCAtgtgattttgttaaaaatgtgcTTGTTCCTTACTCTGTCAGACTGTATCAGTGGTACTTATTGACTAGGGAATATGAAAAGGAACAAGATGTCTGTCGGTGTGTATAGTCACTGTTATTTAATGAATGTCTCTGTGTGATGTGTCTGTTGTCTTTAGTGGAATGTTattgttgttaaaaaaaaaggtccttgtaattacaactaatttccagtaaggatcaataaagcaggcTTAGTCTTAGACCTGTTTTAGATTGCATTGttattgaatatttttgaatGCTTTTTGAGCTTACAATACAATTGTGAACAGTGGCATATAAACTAATTATtgctattgttattattatctgTCAAAGTAACaagatcttttttgttttttgtacagACAAACAAGATTCTGTCGCAGAAGAGGTATTATTAGCAATGCCTGAACTCAATCCTCCACCATTGATGCCTAATGGAAATGTAGGAACTCCAACTTTAGTCTTTCTAGATCTTATCCAGCAATGTTTACTCCCACAAAGTCTTGTCAGCAAATTACAACTGAAATTTCCAAAAACGGCAGCGAAAAGAATGTATGGCAATGTCAACTTTGAGTATGATAACAGATTAGGTTCTCATAAACATTCTAATGATAACAAAGTCATGAATGCTAGTACATTTTCTGAACTtgataaaaaaacattattagtCCCAAAGAAATATTACACACGAGTGTTGCATTCAAAGAAACTGTTGCacaatatgaacaataaaaacatcagTGGTAATGAAGAGCCGTCTTGTAAATGTCAGTCAAACCAAACAGAAACTAAAGATTTAAGTTTCAGTTACACTACGCAAAGTGAAAAAGACAATCATAGAAATAATGATCAAGAAACATGCACTCCTACTGTCCAAGGCCTTTTATTAAATGCTCAGGGCTCCTCATCTACTGCTCAGGGCACCATCAGTTCAGCTGATCATGGCCCTTCATTAACTGCTCATGGCTCCTCTTCGGATGATTATGGCCCAGCATGGACTGCACAGAGCACCTCATCTTCTGTTCAGGGCCCTTCAACAACTGCTCAAGGCTCCTTTTCATTTGACCATGGCCCTCCTCAGAGCCCCTTAACTAATTCATCACAGTTACCAGGGTTGaccaacagagaaaaaaaaaggcttttgaAAAAAGAGAATCAAATGATGAAACTGTTGATGGCTGAAGGAATAGAAGAAAAGCTCATCTTTTTGGAGCAGCGTTATCATGTATGTGTCATTAACATTTATCTGGAAGAGTAAagcaatacattttaaacagaTAGAATTATACAATTTAAGAAAATTAATAGATTAAATactgcaaaagaaaaaaaaaattcagcatcTATGCTCACTTTTATAACCCTAATCAACATCTACACTTGTTATCCTACCTATAATCACAGAGTAAAAGTATACATTTCAGAGGTATCTGTGTGAATTTTAccataattgttttttaaaaaagaggggaacgacctgaattcgaactcatgacaTGACTAAAGCTGACATTTTAGCCAatctgctagtgaggtgtgtatgaaaatagaagattgtatagtttgtttcaaatttactttaaagAGGCCACctacaaaggggactaattcagcttataccaccacctcagtcaagtacagtttcgttcccttgtttgagaaacaaacaaaattgttgattgccaatagttaattaaccaattggttaattttattttattgattcttgttttgttaggtaaatgaaataattgtgcaaaatttcagcttgatccgagattaggtgtcggagaaataactttttacagacagacagagtgagttgatataagctttgtagaaaataaaatgtgtaaagCACAGCTGGACCAAATAAAAATGATGTATTGCCCTTTAGCCATGTTGTAAATGTGGTCacttatcaattttttttttaaatccacttttgtaaactttaatattaatatattttctgTATACGGTGTAAGTCTCTTGGCAAATAATGTGGTCTCTGATTAGCGCGgacattacttttaattaaagtacTTCCTGCAATGCAGCATGGGTTTACTTTGGTTATGTTATTTTTCTAATGCCCTTCATATCTGGAAAGCATTCCTCTGTTATGTTGGAAGGCACTAGATGGATGATCCCATAAAGACTTCATATGAGCAACATTAgactacactttaaaaaaaattttggtttGATtgcaattagatattcatttcaATATTTGATGGCAGTTAGTAATCGCCATTAAGGAGATGTGATTTGAGATTGACATTGATACAGGTATCAATATTTGCAGGATGAAGAAGCTGCAGAAGAATGGGATATTTGCGAAGCTAATGAAGATGATCCCAGTAAtcaagagagaaataaagagagactGTATGATGAACATATTGAAATGCCTTGGGAGAAGGGTGGGGCTGGAGTCAATTTTTACACAGATGCTGTGTACTGGCAACAACAAGAAGGAGGTAGGTCTACTATTGttaagtatttatttgtttcattacaTTTCATCTTTATATTTGTTAGCTTAATAGACTTAGAATAATCTATTTGTGTATTCTAGGCTTCTAACCAAGTGTTATCTTGAATTCTTTATTGTCGGGCTTAAAGTTTAaatcatttatttgtatttcattttgaGACTTGTAATCAAGTTATATTTTTATCCTTTTTTGAGGCTTAGGCTTACATACTCGTTGTCACATGTGTCTATATGTAACAGCACACAATAGAAGCTGACCAGTAGTATATGAACTTTCCTGAACTGTCTGTTTTATAAGTCATATTGCGTGTGTGTGGGAGGAAGctgatatttttaaataagctctATTTGAATGAACTAGATTTAGGGTATgagcaataaaaataaactttatagaatcctaaatgatGCTGGAattattggcaaaaaacaaaccccatttgggcagttgtttgagacaaacatctataaaaaagctaacaagatcctcgaaataaagagtcatcctttgtgtcaggattttgtgatttcaccattacaaaagagatacaagacaccgatagcaatgacaaacagacacaaacactcttttgttcccctggcaatcaaatcattaaataagaacaatctggtataaactttgtcacatgtaaattatgagtgagtctggtgtgaatgtacactttggtttcttatagttataatgtttttttgtttggtgtaatgcacaaattgtaagatgaatttccatacggacaataaagattattattattattattattctaaataAGCTCTATTTGAATAAACTAGGTTTAGGGTATGATCCTTCTAAATAAGCTCTATTTGAATAAGCTAGGTTTAGGGTATGATCCTTCTAAATAAGCTCTATTTGAATGAACTAGATGTTGAGTATGATCCTTCTAAATAAGCTCTATTTGAATAAGCTAGGTTTAGGGTATGATCCTTCTAAATAAGCTCTATTTGAATGAACTAGATGTTGAGTATGATCCTTCTAAATAAGCTCTATTTGAATAAACTAGATGTCGGGTCAGGGTCGAATCTTGGAGAAttcacaataaaaacaaaatctttggcTATAGGGATCATTGTTCACTGTCATTGACAGTCAGTCATTGTGCTTATGCTTGATTATTATTGATGGCCTATATCttcacagatgacctttacatcatcagccttATTGATCACATagtctgaaagggttacttaacttttttatttacttatattttcactgtgttatttgtttttcaactATATTTTGTTAGTCAATTAATCATTGT contains the following coding sequences:
- the LOC129927427 gene encoding uncharacterized protein LOC129927427, whose amino-acid sequence is METRLTITAQFISDGRSLGYEGERLERYVAEQKEDYEKAKKEEFEREKARFEREERLKAEAKAEEKARFEREKEQFEREDKAKREEHERWKERDAREELKRKEEMELERMKEKSAAAAAGTATQAEVRPRNVLDKLDKSFQGTKEDDDLMAYLTHFEAVATRCKIDRKEWPLLLSYKLTTFQRNCMLRDSLFLNENYEEVRAVLLRHADINAETCRKRFHRVKPRQNDFRGFVTELRNALGNWLKMAEVGKTVEEVKELLVKDRILENVSGDVYKQLIISKKGTVDDMIDVIEGFKVASGGVSLAKEDSVYVAAACDEPGMNTNPVAERNVVICFNCNRSGHKSAECPQRSSMINSVPDVDDRPRRSSATFSNQQGPSRNVSTGRYQR
- the LOC106061696 gene encoding G patch domain-containing protein 3-like, coding for METVKINENKIKNKVCDYVYFAISNIPNELRAADLRAHFSSLIESRCFICFHYRHRPQKADNTTCNTRYTDADSHNVIKRCCVVQIQKCKCEELLKLHNSHWTNASGETLRELCFIKSILIKLTDSDDDKQDSVAEEVLLAMPELNPPPLMPNGNVGTPTLVFLDLIQQCLLPQSLVSKLQLKFPKTAAKRMYGNVNFEYDNRLGSHKHSNDNKVMNASTFSELDKKTLLVPKKYYTRVLHSKKLLHNMNNKNISGNEEPSCKCQSNQTETKDLSFSYTTQSEKDNHRNNDQETCTPTVQGLLLNAQGSSSTAQGTISSADHGPSLTAHGSSSDDYGPAWTAQSTSSSVQGPSTTAQGSFSFDHGPPQSPLTNSSQLPGLTNREKKRLLKKENQMMKLLMAEGIEEKLIFLEQRYHDEEAAEEWDICEANEDDPSNQERNKERLYDEHIEMPWEKGGAGVNFYTDAVYWQQQEGDFDEQTTDDLDVDFSAYEEPGTGDKDIKDFLKIRQEARFRSGYDSTDRFSIGIGRHLQKINPCKSSIKKKVDQQPIGVFERHTKGFGRKIMEKQGWTEGTCLGSSQHGLITALKGEGQSAHNKRGLGYIEHKQVYGTRKKHKDNIYISTAYDNPNETDPKEPLLQRAEPSTLKHRPCHINKFQTFDSS